A window from Drosophila yakuba strain Tai18E2 chromosome 3L, Prin_Dyak_Tai18E2_2.1, whole genome shotgun sequence encodes these proteins:
- the LOC6534300 gene encoding uncharacterized protein DDB_G0283357, whose translation MANPRKFSEKIALQKQKQAEGTAEFERIMKEVYATKRDEPPANQKIIDGLVGGQEVSQSSPGAGNGTGGGGSGSGSGASGGGASPDGLGGGGGSPTAYRESRGRSVGVGPMRRPSERKQDRSPYGSSSTQQTLDNGQLNPHLLGPPTAESLWRRSSSDSALHQSALVAGFNSDVNAMGASYQQQQHQQPQQGQPRSHSPHHGINRTMSPQAQRRKSPLLQPHQLQLQQLQQQQQQMQHQHQLHQQLQMQQLQQHQQQHQQQQQQQNTPYNNAKFTNPVFRPLQDQVNFANTGSLPDLTALQNYGPQQQQQQQQQSQQQPSQQQQQLQQTLSPVMSPHNHRRERDQSPSPFSPAGGGGGAGPGSPYQQQHSPTGNTQQQQHQQPSNSPHLSFTNLATTQAAVSTFNPLPTLGPHNATDYRQPPNPPSPRSSPGLLSSVSATDLHSSAPASPIRQQQQVQQQQQQQQQAQQQQQQFDNSYNSLNTSFHNQFEIFSLGDSNSSPEQQGFANNFVALDFDDLSGGGGGGPGGGGGSNGGGLTNGYNKSEMLDFSELSGSPEASGNNNHMRRGVSNLNNNGLSNGVGSTHNGSTNLNGAGNNNSSSGGGTAQDPLGITTSPVPSPLGCPSSPLPIPMSAQSSPQQQHHHHQQQQQQHHHQQHHQQQQLSLSLHHSPHHSPMHSPHHGNSPLSSSSPVSHNACSNSNVVMNHQQQQQQHHHQQHHHQGSSQSHTPTTANIPSIIFSDYSSNADFTREIFDSLDLDLGQMDVAGLQMLSDQNPIMIADPNIEDSFRRDLN comes from the coding sequence ATGGCCAATCCGCGCAAGTTCAGCGAGAAGATTGCGCtgcagaagcaaaagcaggCGGAGGGCACAGCAGAGTTCGAGCGGATCATGAAGGAGGTGTATGCCACGAAGAGGGATGAGCCGCCGGCGAATCAAAAGATCATAGACGGCCTGGTCGGCGGACAGGAGGTAAGCCAATCCTCGCCAGGAGCTGGCAATGGAACGGgcggcggtggcagtggctcTGGCAGTGGAGCCAGCGGCGGAGGAGCCTCGCCAGATGGCCTGGGAGGCGGTGGTGGTTCTCCGACGGCGTATCGAGAATCCCGAGGACGCAGCGTGGGTGTGGGTCCCATGCGAAGACCCTCGGAGCGCAAGCAGGATCGTTCGCCttacggcagcagcagcacgcaACAAACCCTAGACAACGGCCAACTAAATCCGCATCTTCTTGGTCCACCCACGGCGGAGAGTTTGTGGCGGCGCTCCAGCTCCGATTCGGCGCTGCACCAAAGCGCGCTGGTGGCGGGCTTTAATAGCGACGTGAACGCGATGGGAGCCAGctatcagcagcagcaacatcagcaaccGCAACAAGGCCAGCCAAGATCTCACTCGCCGCACCATGGGATAAACAGGACCATGAGTCCGCAGGCGCAACGCAGGAAGTCGCCGCTACTGCAGCCCcatcagctgcagctgcagcaactgcaacagcagcagcaacagatgcaacatcagcatcagctGCACCAGCAGCTCCAaatgcagcagctgcaacagcaccagcagcaacaccagcagcagcagcaacaacagaacaCGCCATACAACAACGCCAAATTCACAAACCCTGTGTTCCGGCCGCTGCAGGATCAGGTCAACTTTGCCAACACCGGCTCCCTGCCCGATCTCACGGCCCTGCAGAACTACGGAccccagcaacagcagcaacagcagcagcaatcccAGCAACAGCCgtcgcagcaacagcagcagttgcagcaaaCCCTGTCGCCTGTCATGTCTCCGCACAATCACCGACGCGAACGGGATCAGTCGCCCAGTCCGTTTAGTCCGGCGGGTGGAGGAGGCGGCGCAGGTCCCGGATCGCcttatcagcagcagcactcgCCCACCGGAAAcacgcaacagcagcagcaccaacagccCAGCAACTCGCCGCACCTGTCCTTTACCAATCTGGCCACCACGCAGGCAGCTGTCTCCACATTTAACCCGCTGCCCACGCTGGGACCGCACAATGCCACCGACTACCGCCAGCCACCGAATCCTCCTAGTCCACGCTCTTCACCCGGCTTGCTGAGCAGCGTGTCGGCCACGGATCTGCACTCCAGTGCACCGGCCAGTCCCAtacgccagcagcaacaggtccagcagcagcaacaacagcagcaacaggcgcagcagcaacagcaacagtttGATAACTCCTACAACAGTCTGAATACCTCGTTTCACAATCAGTTTGAGATTTTCTCGCTGGGCGACAGCAATTCTTCGCCGGAACAGCAGGGCTTTGCAAATAATTTCGTGGCCCTTGACTTTGACGACCTGAGTGGCGGCGGAGGTGGTGGCCCAGGTGGGGGCGGCGGAAGCAATGGAGGAGGTCTGACCAACGGCTACAATAAGTCGGAGATGTTGGACTTCAGTGAGCTGAGCGGCAGCCCGGAGGCGAGTGGGAACAACAACCACATGCGGCGAGGAGTGAGCAACCTGAACAACAACGGGTTGAGCAATGGTGTGGGATCCACGCACAATGGCAGCACAAATCTAAATGGAGCGGGGAACAACAATAGTAGTAGTGGAGGTGGTACGGCACAGGATCCTTTGGGAATAACCACCTCGCCAGTGCCCTCACCCTTGGGCTGCCCCAGTTCACCGCTACCGATTCCGATGTCGGCACAGAGCTcgccacagcagcaacaccaccaccatcagcagcagcaacaacagcatcatcaccagcaacaccatcagcagcagcaattaTCATTATCTCTGCACCATTCGCCGCATCATTCGCCGATGCATTCGCCGCACCATGGGAATTCACCGCTTTCAAGCAGCTCGCCAGTGAGTCACAATGCCTGCTCCAACTCCAATGTGGTGATgaaccaccagcagcagcagcagcaacatcaccaccagcaacaccatcATCAGGGATCCTCGCAAAGTCACACGCCGACCACAGCGAATATACCCTCGATTATCTTCAGTGATTACTCCTCCAACGCGGATTTTACGAGGGAGATCTTCGACTCCCTCGACCTGGATCTGGGCCAAATGGACGTAGCCGGCTTGCAGATGCTATCCGACCAGAACCCCATCATGATCGCCGATCCCAACATCGAGGATAGTTTTCGACGCGACCTCAACTGA